A genomic segment from Fusarium fujikuroi IMI 58289 draft genome, chromosome FFUJ_chr04 encodes:
- a CDS encoding related to chitinase → MLVPHTDPASKPKPYKRIIFYHQTQYKDDRYISLQPTILPATGVTHVIVAAIHLNTPERITLNDDLYDADKFIPLWDEVRQLQAAGVKVLGMLGGAAQGSYTKMDGSLEGFHRWYQPLRKMIAWAGFDGLDLDIEEAMSLGGVVRLIDHLKTDFGQSFLITLAPVAPALLNRQNLGGFNMEELEKGLGSRIAWYNTQFYCGWGDMSKTHDYDTIIARGWPQEKVVIGLVTNPANCSGHVKEAKLRACLKELVSRYPRIGGVMGWEYYNSVTEASPEIGSPWKWAEMINDMLNSA, encoded by the coding sequence ATGCTCGTTCCTCACACTGATCCTGCTTCGAAGCCGAAGCCTTATAAGCGAATCATATTTTACCATCAGACGCAATACAAAGACGACAGATACATCTCACTTCAACCAACAATCCTCCCAGCCACCGGAGTCACCCACGTCATTGTCGCGGCCATTCATCTCAACACGCCTGAGCGCATCACCCTCAACGATGATCTGTATGATGCAGATAAGTTTATTCCTCTCTGGGATGAAGTCCGTCAGCTTCAAGCAGCCGGTGTAAAAGTCCTCGGCATGCTCGGAGGCGCAGCTCAAGGCTCATACACCAAAATGGACGGGTCGCTAGAGGGTTTTCACAGATGGTATCAGCCTCTGCGCAAGATGATCGCGTGGGCAGGCTTCGATGGACTGGATCTCGATATTGAAGAGGCCATGTCGCTTGGAGGCGTCGTCCGCCTGATTGATCACCTCAAGACGGACTTTGGACAATCCTTCCTCATCACCCTCGCGCCCGTCGCGCCCGCTTTGCTTAACAGGCAGAATCTCGGAGGCTTCAACATGGAAGAACTCGAAAAGGGACTTGGCTCGCGAATCGCGTGGTACAACACGCAATTCTACTGCGGCTGGGGTGACATGAGCAAAACGCACGATTACGACACGATAATCGCGCGCGGCTGGCCACAGGAAAAAGTCGTCATAGGTCTGGTGACAAACCCTGCCAATTGCTCCGGGCACGTAAAAGAAGCAAAGCTGCGCGCGTGTCTCAAAGAGTTGGTGAGCAGGTACCCGAGGATCGGAGGAGTAATGGGCTGGGAGTACTACAACAGTGTCACAGAGGCTAGCCCTGAGATCGGCTCACCGTGGAAGTGGGCCGAGATGATCAATGACATGTTGAATAGTGCATAG